In the Epinephelus lanceolatus isolate andai-2023 chromosome 6, ASM4190304v1, whole genome shotgun sequence genome, one interval contains:
- the uhrf1 gene encoding E3 ubiquitin-protein ligase UHRF1, whose amino-acid sequence MWIQVRTMDGKETHRVDSLSKLTKVDELRLKISEIFKVEPERQRLFYRGKQMEDGHTIFDYNVGLNDIVQLLVRQKMQPINVVKSKDKEAELSDSDSGCGSTQSESDKSSTHGEVEGQTAGTSAQTTPELIDPGFGFYKINELVDARDLNMGAWFEAQIVNVTKTEKTPKEEGAEAQPAGEEILYHVKYEDYPENGVIQLLAKDVRPRARTVYQWHQLEPQMVVMVNYNPDDPKERGYWYDAEIQRKRETRTVREIYAKIILGDAGDSLNDCRIMFLTEIYKIEEPGSLSDAPAGSDSPLKRSNGPECKHCKDDPKKNCQWCNCHICGIKQDPDKQLLCDECDMAYHTYCLNPPLTSIPDDEDWYCPGCRNDASEVVLAGEKLKESKKKAKMASASSSSQRDWGKGMACVGRTKQCTIVPSNHYGPIPSIPVGSLWKFRVQVSESGVHRPHVAGIHGRSNDGAYSLVLAGGYEDDVDDGNEFTYTGSGGRDLSGNKRTAEQSCDQTLTHMNRALALNCNVPVNDKNGAEAKNWKEGKPVRVVRSCKGRKHSKYSPEEGNRYDGIYKVVKYWPAKGKSGFLVWRYLLKRDDDEPAPWTRDGKERIKKLGLTMQYPAGYQKEKENKNEVEEEAATPNKSKRKRKSQASESPKTPPAKTPKKIKVEVYKLTQEQKGLIKSDAPNKKLWDEAMESLSLGPKFLNKVEEVFLCICCQEVVYMPITTECQHNVCRECLQRSFKADVYTCPACRHDLGKNYSMTVNKSLQDILNQFFPGYSSGR is encoded by the exons ATGTGGATTCAAGTGCGCACAATGGATGGGAAGGAAACCCACCGGGTGGATTCCCTGTCCAAACTCACCAAGGTAGATGAGCTGCGTCTCAAAATCAGCGAGATCTTCAAGGTGGAGCCAGAGAGGCAGAGGCTGTTCTACCGCGGCAAGCAG ATGGAGGATGGCCATACTATATTCGACTACAACGTGGGTCTTAACGACATAGTGCAGCTGCTTGTTAGGCAGAAGATGCAGCCCATCAATGTCGTCAAAAGCAAGGACAAAGAAGCTGAGCTCTCGGACTCCGATTCTGGTTGTGGCTCAACCCAGAGCGAGTCTGACAAGAGCTCAACTCACGGTGAGGTAGAGGGTCAGACCGCCGGCACCTCTGCCCAGACGACCCCAGAGCTCATCGACCCAGGGTTTGGATTTTACAAG ATCAATGAGCTGGTTGACGCAAGGGATTTGAACATGGGGGCGTGGTTTGAGGCCCAGATTGTGAATGTTACGAAGACGGAAAAGACGCCTAAAGAAGAGGGTGCTGAGGCGCAGCCAGCGGGGGAGGAGATACTGTACCATGTTAAATATGAAGA CTACCCAGAAAACGGAGTGATTCAGTTACTGGCCAAGGATGTTCGTCCGCGAGCCCGTACAGTGTACCAGTGGCACCAGCTGGAGCCACAAATGGTCGTTATGGTCAACTACAATCCAGATGACCCCAAGGAGCGTGGCTACTGGTATGATGCTGAGAtccagaggaagagggagacaCGCACTGTGCGAGAGATCTACGCCAAGATTATTCTTGG TGATGCTGGTGACTCCCTTAATGACTGCCGGATcatgttcctgactgaaatctACAAAATCGAGGAGCCTGGTTCCCTGAGTGACGCCCCAGCTGGATCTGACAGTCCACTAAAAA GGTCAAATGGACCTGAATGCAAGCACTGTAAGGACGATCCCAAGAAAAACTGTCAGTGGTGTAACTGCCATATCTGCGGCATCAAGCAGGATcctgacaaacagctgctgtgcGATGAATGTGACATGGCCTATCACACTTACTGCCTGAACCCTCCACTCACCTCCATCCCTGACGACGAGGACTG GTATTGCCCAGGTTGCCGTAATGACGCCAGTGAGGTTGTGTTGGCTGGAGAGAAGCTGAAGGAGAGCAAGAAGAAAGCCAAGATGGCGTCTGCCAGCTCCTCCAGCCAGAGGGACTGGGGCAAG GGAATGGCTTGCGTTGGTCGAACCAAGCAGTGCACCATCGTCCCGTCCAACCACTACGGCCCAATCCCCAGCATCCCTGTCGGCTCTTTGTGGAAGTTCAGAGTGCAG GTTAGTGAATCTGGCGTCCACAGGCCTCATGTAGCTGGCATTCATGGCAGGAGCAACGATGGTGCCTACTCTCTGGTCCTGGCAGGAGGATATGAGGATGACGTG GATGATGGTAATGAGTTCACTTACACTGGGTCTGGAGGGCGAGATCTTTCTGGAAACAAGAGGACCGCTGAGCAGTCGTGTGATCAGACACTCACCCACATGAACAG GGCGTTGGCTCTAAACTGCAACGTGCCTGTCAATGACAAAAACGGAGCTGAGGCCAAGAACTGGAAAGAAGGCAAACCCGTTAGAGTTGTGCGCAGCTGCAAAGGTCGCAAGCACAGTAAATACTCCCCTGAGGAAGGAAACAGATATGATGGGATATATAAG GTGGTGAAGTACTGGCCAGCCAAAGGCAAGTCTGGCTTCTTGGTCTGGCGTTATCTGCTTAAGCGTGATGATGATGAGCCAGCACCGTGGACCAGAGACGGCAAGGAACGCATCAAGAAGCTTGGTCTCACCATGCAG TATCCTGCTGGCTatcagaaagagaaagagaacaaaaatgaagtggaggaggaggcggcgACACCCAACAAgtcaaagaggaagagaaaatcTCAGGCCAGTG AATCCCCCAAGACCCCACCAGCAAAGACTCCCAAGAAAATAAAGGTAGAAGTGTACAAGCTCACCCAGGAGCAGAAAGGTCTCATCAAGAGTGATGCACCAAACAAGAAGCTGTGGGATGAAGCCATGGAGTCACTGTCACTTGGACCG AAATTCTTGAACAAAGTCGAAGAAGTTTTCCTCTGCATTTGCTGCCAAGAAGTGGTCTATATGCCCATAACCACAGAGTGCCAACACAATGTCTGCAGG GAATGCCTGCAGCGGTCCTTCAAAGCAGACGTGTACACCTGCCCGGCCTGCAGGCACGACCTGGGCAAAAACTACTCCATGACCGTCAACAAATCCCTGCAAGATATTCTAAATCAATTTTTCCCAGGGTACAGCAGCGGGCGATGA